Proteins encoded in a region of the Elaeis guineensis isolate ETL-2024a chromosome 7, EG11, whole genome shotgun sequence genome:
- the LOC140859228 gene encoding arabinogalactan O-methyltransferase 2-like: protein MRALSEKHLLVAAAAATLLAGAILISSFVRADDHFLLCSSASSPLVDLAVALFYATTRAIPQQSHTEIYISFDILRHHSPYNFLIFSLGHDSLIWCAFNAGGTTIFLEEEPMWFRSVTKGSPTLCTHTVCYRTCLADVDDLLRSY from the coding sequence ATGCGTGCGCTGTCCGAGAAACACCTACTCGTCGCCGCCGCAGCAGCGACACTTTTGGCAGGTGCCATCCTCATCTCCAGCTTCGTCCGCGCCGACGACCACTTCCTCCTCTGCTCCTCCGCCTCCTCCCCTTTAGTGGATCTCGCAGTGGCGCTCTTCTACGCCACCACCAGAGCCATCCCCCAACAATCCCACACCGAGATCTACATCTCCTTCGACATCCTCCGCCACCACAGCCCCTACAACTTCCTCATCTTCAGCCTCGGCCATGACTCCCTTATATGGTGTGCCTTCAATGCCGGTGGCACCACCATCTTCCTCGAAGAAGAGCCCATGTGGTTCCGATCCGTCACCAAGGGCTCCCCCACCCTCTGTACCCACACCGTCTGCTACCGCACCTGCCTAGCCGACGTTGATGATCTCCTGAGATCCTATTGA